From the genome of Vigna angularis cultivar LongXiaoDou No.4 chromosome 11, ASM1680809v1, whole genome shotgun sequence, one region includes:
- the LOC108332628 gene encoding probable aspartic protease At2g35615, protein MHPFVLTTLIFSFCSVLSVDASKTLMGFSIDLIPRHSPMSPLYNSEMTQTELVKSAAMRSIARSKLLDFIGQNESSSPLPSPPSPSLPSPPSSSSSSSSAESAITPVPDHGEYLMRFSLGTPQVERLAIFDTGSDLSWVQCSPCETCYPQDAPLYDPTQSSTYMEVACDSQACTLIPQNKRDCGNSRQCIYLQQYGGSSITIGRLGSDTVNFGSTTGQAATFPESVFGCAFYSNFTFEISSKANGIVGLGPGPLSLASQLGEQTGHKFSYCMVPFSSTSSGKLKFGSYPSQSPTNGVVSTPFVINPSLPSYYLLNLEGITVGQKKVLTGQSGGNIIIDSVPILTHLEQRIYVDFISSVKEAFNVEAAEDAPNPFEFCVRNPSSMNFPEFVFHFTGADVVLNPNNMFIALDNNLICMTVVPTTGISIFGNWAQINFEVEYDLAARKVSFAPTNCSIY, encoded by the coding sequence ATGCATCCCTTTGTGCTCACAACGTTAATCTTTTCATTTTGTAGTGTGTTGTCGGTTGATGCTAGCAAAACCCTAATGGGTTTTAGCATTGATCTCATCCCACGCCACTCTCCCATGTCCCCTTTGTACAACTCCGAAATGACTCAAACCGAGCTAGTGAAAAGTGCTGCAATGCGATCAATTGCTCGATCCAAACTACTTGACTTCATAGGTCAAAATGAATCATCATCACCCTTACCATCACCACCATCACCATCTTTACCTTCACCACCTtcgtcctcctcctcatcttcgTCTGCTGAAAGTGCCATAACTCCGGTTCCTGACCATGGTGAATACCTCATGAGATTCTCCTTAGGCACCCCACAAGTTGAAAGGCTTGCAATTTTTGACACAGGGAGTGATCTCTCTTGGGTGCAATGTTCCCCTTGTGAAACATGTTACCCGCAAGATGCGCCTTTGTATGATCCAACTCAATCTTCCACGTACATGGAAGTTGCATGCGATTCACAAGCATGCACACTGATCCCCCAAAACAAACGTGATTGTGGGAACTCTAGGCAATGCATTTACCTTCAACAATATGGTGGGAGTTCAATCACCATTGGGAGACTGGGCTCTGACACTGTTAATTTTGGGTCAACTACGGGCCAAGCTGCAACCTTTCCCGAATCCGTTTTTGGATGTGCCTTTTACAGCAATTTCACCTTTGAAATAAGCAGCAAGGCCAATGGCATTGTGGGCCTTGGCCCAGGCCCATTATCACTTGCCTCACAACTTGGTGAGCAAACTGGCCACAAATTTTCCTATTGCATGGTTCCCTTTAGTTCAACCTCAAGTGGGAAATTGAAATTTGGGAGCTATCCAAGTCAATCACCAACGAATGGAGTTGTGTCCACTCCCTTCGTAATCAACCCTTCTTTGCCCTCTTATTATCTCCTCAACCTAGAGGGTATAACTGTTGGTCAAAAAAAGGTGTTGACTGGTCAATCTGGTGGCAACATAATCATAGATTCAGTGCCAATACTGACACATCTTGAACAGAGAATCTATGTTGATTTCATAAGTTCTGTTAAGGAAGCATTTAATGTGGAGGCTGCTGAAGATGCTCCAAACCCATTTGAGTTTTGTGTCAGAAACCCTTCTAGCATGAATTTCCCTGAAtttgtctttcatttcactGGGGCTGATGTTGTGCTAAACCCTAACAACATGTTCATTGCCTTGGACAACAACTTGATTTGCATGACAGTGGTACCCACCACTGGTATTTCTATCTTTGGAAATTGGGCACAGATTAATTTTGAAGTGGAGTATGACCTTGCGGCGAGAAAAGTTTCTTTTGCTCCTACCAATTGCAGCATCTATTAA
- the LOC108332630 gene encoding zinc finger BED domain-containing protein RICESLEEPER 2-like, translating to MDPGRFWKDWMEVEMESERVEGGKNKTKSETVNDESVHDHLKDGSPPNIEDIENEDKDFDRESKRPRLSTSKVWDHFMKIGIKDGKEKAKCNACGTEYVAGGMKIGTSTMLRHLSKCSVLKKLKDNDIGKMIIDHAGKLRSREIDQKVVNDLISMVIIQHGLPYNFFEYKWIKELLLYLNPEVRVPSRNTVVSNISKKFHEHKERVKLAMCKSHSRICLTSDCWTSINQEGFICLTAHFVDASWRLNSKIIAFCKMEPPHIGHDLAQKIVALLLDWEIDRKIFSITLDNPNANEVLQKILSEQLKLCSAHVLNIIVQEGLKVASVALQKIKESIKYVRGSEARKIAFKECVIQVRGIDTKVGLKMDVPTRWNSTYLMLESAIRYRRAFGSLAIRDRNYFHYPSNDEWKKAEKMCEFLKPFYVMTNLISGSSYPTSNRYFMQVWKIECLLRENVKSDDMTIKNMSLSMMNKFSKYWDQYYDILAIGAILDPWMKFEAIRFCYRKINPSTFEEKINVLKDNMHKLFEEYVKLNSNESNTSSSQVAPPT from the exons ATGGACCCTGGAAGGTTCTGGAAGGATTGGATGGAGGTGGAGATGGAATCGGAGAGGGTGGAAGGGGGAAAG AACAAAACGAAATCTGAAACAGTAAATGATGAAAGTGTTCATGATCATTTGAAAGATGGTTCGCCACCTAACATAGAAGACATTGAGAATGAGGATAAAGATTTTGATAGAGAAAGTAAGAGACCTAGGTTAAGTACTTCAAAAGTTTGGGatcattttatgaaaattggtATTAAAGATGGTAAAGAAAAGGCAAAATGCAATGCATGTGGAACAGAGTATGTTGCTGGTGGTATGAAAATAGGGACCTCAACAATGTTGCGTCATTTATCAAAGTGCTCGGTcctaaagaaattaaaagacaaTGACATAGGGAAAATGATAATTGATCATGCTGGGAAATTAAGATCTAGAGAAATTGACCAAAAAGTTGTAAATGACCTTATTTCAATGGTTATTATTCAACATGGACTTCCATATAATTTCTTTGAATATAAATGGATTAAAGAATTACTTCTATATCTAAATCCAGAAGTAAGAGTTCCAAGTAGGAATACAGTTGTGTCTAATATTTCAAAGAAATTTCATGAACACAAAGAGAGGGTTAAACTTGCGATGTGTAAATCTCATAGTAGAATTTGTTTGACATCTGATTGTTGGACTTCTATAAATCAAGAAGGGTTTATTTGTTTGACTGCTCATTTTGTTGATGCTAGTTGGAGGTTGAATAGTAAGATTATTGCCTTTTGTAAAATGGAACCTCCACATATAGGTCATGATTTGGCACAAAAAATAGTTGCTCTCTTGCTTGATTGGGAAATAGATAGGAAGATTTTTTCTATTACACTCGACAATCCTAATGCCAATGAGGTGTTGCAAAAAATTTTGAGTGAGcaattgaaatt GTGTAGTGCACATGTCTTGAATATTATTGTGCAAGAGGGATTAAAGGTGGCTTCTGTTGCTTTGCAAAAGATTAAAGAGAGCATAAAATATGTGAGAGGATCAGAGGCAAGAAAAATTGCATTTAAAGAATGTGTTATTCAAGTGAGGGGTATTGATACCAAAGTAGGTTTGAAAATGGATGTTCCTACTAGATGGAATTCTACCTATCTTATGCTTGAGAGTGCAATTCGATATCGACGCGCCTTTGGAAGTTTGGCTATCCGTGatagaaattattttcattatccGTCAAATGATGAGTGGAAAAAGGCTGAAAAAATGTGTGAGTTCTTGAAGCCGTTTTATGTAATGACTAATTTGATTTCAGGTTCTTCTTATCCAACTTCTAACCGTTACTTCATGCAAGTTTGGAAAATTGAATGTTTGTTACGAGAAAATGTAAAAAGTGATGATATGACGATTAAAAATATGTCATTGAGTATGATGAACAAGTTTAGTAAGTATTGGGATCAATATTATGACATTCTTGCTATTGGGGCTATTCTTGATCCATGGATGAAGTTTGAAGCCATTCGATTTTGTTATAGAAAGATTAATCCTTCtacttttgaagaaaaaattaatgttttaaaggaTAACATGCATAAGTTGTTTGAAGAATAtgtcaaattaaattcaaatgaGTCAAATACTTCAAGTTCTCAAGTTGCTCCTCCAACATAA